One Shewanella sp. MR-4 DNA window includes the following coding sequences:
- the panC gene encoding pantoate--beta-alanine ligase: MITSAHIDDIRTQVRAWRAQGETVAFVPTMGNLHQGHITLVKEAAKKCDHVVVSIFVNPMQFGQNEDLDAYPRTLEADSQALTAAGAELLFTPTPAIIYPKGLAQQTYVEVPGISDVLCGASRPGHFRGVATIVCKLFNIVLPDVAFFGNKDYQQLLVIRTMVEDLSLPIEIIGVDTIREASGLAMSSRNGYLTEEEKAAAPALKKAIDAMAQGIKQGVSIEQVTEEAKASLIAAGFTPDYLEVRHATTLANAEPQDQALVILAAAYLGKARLIDNLRFDR, encoded by the coding sequence ATGATCACTAGCGCCCATATCGATGATATTCGTACTCAAGTGCGGGCATGGCGTGCCCAGGGCGAGACCGTCGCCTTTGTGCCGACCATGGGCAATCTCCATCAGGGACACATCACCTTAGTGAAAGAAGCAGCGAAGAAGTGCGACCATGTGGTCGTATCAATCTTCGTGAATCCCATGCAGTTTGGACAGAACGAAGATCTCGATGCCTACCCGCGCACCTTAGAGGCCGATAGCCAAGCGCTGACCGCTGCGGGTGCCGAGCTGCTGTTCACCCCAACGCCAGCGATTATTTATCCCAAAGGCTTGGCGCAGCAAACCTATGTCGAAGTACCGGGAATTTCCGATGTACTCTGCGGTGCCAGTCGTCCCGGTCATTTCCGCGGCGTGGCAACTATCGTCTGCAAACTGTTCAACATAGTGCTGCCCGATGTCGCTTTCTTTGGTAATAAGGATTATCAACAACTGTTAGTGATCCGCACTATGGTTGAAGACTTGTCACTGCCGATTGAAATTATTGGTGTAGATACCATTCGTGAAGCCTCGGGCTTAGCCATGAGTTCACGCAATGGCTACCTGACAGAGGAAGAAAAAGCCGCCGCGCCGGCGTTGAAAAAAGCCATCGATGCTATGGCGCAAGGCATCAAACAAGGCGTTAGCATCGAACAAGTCACAGAGGAAGCCAAAGCGAGCCTTATCGCCGCAGGCTTTACCCCGGATTACTTAGAAGTTCGCCATGCTACCACCCTGGCGAATGCCGAGCCACAGGATCAAGCACTAGTTATTTTGGCCGCCGCTTACTTAGGTAAAGCGCGTCTTATCGATAATCTGCGCTTCGACCGCTAA
- the panB gene encoding 3-methyl-2-oxobutanoate hydroxymethyltransferase: MSKVTSSTLLKYKQEGRKFTALTAYDASFASAFDGEGIDVLLVGDSLGMVLQGHDDTLPVTTADIAYHTRCVRRGIERSLLIADMPFMSYATPEQAMENATALMQAGANMVKLEGGHWLLETVTKLTERGIPVCAHLGLTPQSVHVFGGFKVQGRDAENAQRILDEAKALEAAGAQLLVVECIPESLATAITQALTIPVIGIGAGATTDGQILVMHDVLGISSGYIPRFSKNYLKQTGEIRSAVRAYIEEVANGTFPSSEHTFS; encoded by the coding sequence ATGTCTAAAGTTACTAGCTCAACCCTGTTGAAATACAAACAGGAAGGTAGAAAATTCACCGCTCTGACAGCCTATGATGCCAGCTTTGCCAGTGCGTTCGACGGCGAAGGCATCGATGTGCTACTGGTCGGCGATTCTTTGGGAATGGTTCTGCAAGGCCACGATGATACGCTGCCTGTCACGACAGCCGATATTGCTTACCACACCCGTTGTGTGCGTCGCGGTATCGAGCGTTCACTGCTGATCGCCGACATGCCATTTATGAGTTACGCCACGCCAGAACAAGCAATGGAAAACGCCACTGCACTGATGCAGGCGGGTGCCAATATGGTGAAGCTGGAAGGCGGTCACTGGTTACTCGAAACCGTGACTAAACTGACCGAGCGCGGTATTCCTGTCTGCGCCCACTTGGGCCTTACCCCGCAATCGGTACACGTTTTTGGTGGCTTTAAAGTACAAGGCCGCGATGCTGAAAATGCCCAGCGCATTCTCGATGAAGCCAAAGCCTTAGAAGCTGCTGGCGCACAACTCTTAGTGGTTGAATGTATTCCGGAATCTCTCGCCACCGCCATCACTCAAGCATTAACTATCCCAGTGATCGGCATCGGCGCTGGCGCCACCACAGATGGTCAGATCCTAGTGATGCACGATGTGCTCGGTATTTCGAGTGGTTATATTCCACGTTTTTCAAAGAACTACCTCAAGCAAACGGGTGAAATCCGCTCGGCAGTACGCGCTTATATTGAAGAAGTGGCCAATGGCACCTTCCCAAGTTCAGAGCACACATTTAGCTAA
- the folK gene encoding 2-amino-4-hydroxy-6-hydroxymethyldihydropteridine diphosphokinase, which translates to MTQVFVALGANLEDPKAQLDNAVAALSALAENQSLKVSPYYGSAPMGDVVQPDYINAVASFETSLAPIALLDALQEIENTQGRVRKERWGPRTLDLDLLLYGDAIIDEPRLKVPHYGMKERSFVLVPLAAIAPDLVLPCKTPLRSLISEKYLAELQLLGNDH; encoded by the coding sequence ATGACTCAAGTTTTTGTCGCCCTCGGGGCAAATCTTGAAGATCCCAAAGCTCAATTGGACAATGCCGTTGCGGCCTTGTCCGCCTTGGCTGAAAATCAAAGCCTCAAGGTATCGCCCTATTACGGCTCAGCTCCCATGGGTGACGTAGTGCAACCCGACTATATCAATGCCGTTGCCAGCTTTGAGACCTCTCTGGCGCCCATCGCCCTGTTAGATGCACTGCAAGAGATTGAAAACACTCAGGGCCGCGTCCGTAAAGAACGTTGGGGCCCCAGAACCTTAGATCTCGACTTACTCTTATATGGCGATGCCATTATCGATGAGCCCAGACTCAAAGTGCCGCACTACGGCATGAAGGAGCGTAGTTTTGTGCTAGTGCCCTTGGCGGCCATAGCACCGGATCTGGTGTTACCCTGTAAAACGCCGCTACGCAGCCTTATCAGTGAAAAATACTTGGCCGAGTTACAACTACTGGGCAATGATCATTGA
- a CDS encoding polynucleotide adenylyltransferase PcnB yields MPRDAHSISRKQISENALKVLYRLNKSGFQAYLVGGGVRDLLLGLEPKDFDVVTNATPEEIKKLFRNCRVVGRRFRLAHIVFGRDVIEVATFRGHHGESNEKISKANAEGRLLRDNVYGEIDEDAERRDFTVNALYYDISDYSIRSYGGGMDDLKAGTLRLIGDPETRYREDPVRMLRAVRFATKLSMTIDEVTAKPIKQLAPLLKDIPAARMYEEVLKLFFAGKAMANFEMMQEYKLFEPLFPQVDALLKEAPKGPAMKMVQAIMKSTDTRVNEDKPVTPSFFYAAILWYPLRQRAEDIAVESGLTLYDAFFAAMGDVIEQQCQTISIPRRFSTPAKDIWQLQLRFDRSQGTRAFKLLEHPKFRAAYDLLLLRGEVEGGNVAKSAAWWQQFVEADETERLAIARSGNKASGNRNRNAPQRRRRRPSAAKAKAEE; encoded by the coding sequence GTGCCGCGGGACGCGCATTCGATTTCCCGTAAGCAGATCAGCGAAAACGCACTTAAAGTACTATACCGATTGAATAAATCAGGTTTTCAAGCCTATTTGGTCGGTGGGGGTGTACGGGATTTGCTCCTCGGACTCGAACCGAAAGACTTCGACGTAGTCACCAATGCAACCCCGGAAGAAATTAAAAAGTTATTCCGCAATTGCCGTGTGGTGGGCCGCCGTTTCCGCCTCGCCCATATTGTGTTTGGCCGCGATGTGATTGAAGTGGCTACTTTCCGTGGCCACCACGGTGAAAGTAATGAAAAAATTTCCAAAGCCAATGCCGAAGGGCGTTTGCTCAGGGATAACGTGTATGGCGAAATCGATGAAGACGCAGAGCGCCGCGATTTTACCGTTAACGCCCTTTACTACGATATCAGCGACTACTCTATCCGCAGCTATGGCGGCGGTATGGATGATCTTAAGGCGGGAACCTTAAGGCTGATTGGCGATCCCGAAACCCGTTACCGTGAAGATCCGGTACGTATGCTCAGAGCCGTGCGTTTTGCCACTAAGCTCAGCATGACTATCGATGAAGTGACCGCTAAACCTATCAAACAATTAGCACCGCTGCTCAAAGACATTCCTGCCGCCCGCATGTATGAAGAAGTACTGAAACTCTTCTTCGCCGGTAAGGCCATGGCCAACTTTGAGATGATGCAGGAATATAAGCTATTCGAGCCCCTATTCCCTCAAGTGGATGCTCTGCTAAAAGAAGCGCCGAAAGGCCCTGCTATGAAAATGGTGCAAGCCATTATGAAGAGCACGGATACGCGCGTGAACGAAGATAAACCTGTCACTCCGTCATTCTTCTATGCGGCGATCCTTTGGTATCCACTACGTCAACGCGCCGAAGATATCGCGGTCGAGAGCGGCCTGACCTTATACGATGCATTTTTTGCCGCCATGGGTGATGTGATTGAGCAGCAATGCCAAACTATTAGCATTCCACGCCGTTTCAGCACTCCAGCAAAAGACATCTGGCAATTGCAGTTACGCTTCGATCGCAGCCAAGGCACGCGCGCCTTTAAACTGTTAGAGCATCCTAAATTTAGAGCCGCCTACGACTTACTGTTACTGCGCGGCGAAGTCGAAGGTGGCAATGTCGCTAAGAGTGCGGCATGGTGGCAACAGTTTGTTGAAGCAGATGAAACCGAACGTTTAGCCATTGCCCGCAGTGGTAACAAAGCCTCGGGCAATCGTAACCGTAACGCTCCACAGCGCCGTCGCCGCCGCCCAAGTGCCGCGAAAGCCAAAGCCGAAGAATAA
- the gluQRS gene encoding tRNA glutamyl-Q(34) synthetase GluQRS, whose amino-acid sequence MMATHTFDTSALRPYVGRFAPSPSGALHFGSLIAALGSYLRARSLGGKWLIRVEDIDPPREVAGAADDILRTLEAFGFEWDDEVLYQSDRTEAYQAKLDELLAEDNAYFCQCSRKQIQAMGGIYDGRCHRLATPHQSGAIRIVNRAQVAEFSDNLMGKVVVDQAFAAEDFIIKRSDGLYAYQLAVVLDDAYQGITEVVRGYDLIEASCRQLSLYQTFGLSAPQWLHLPLACLTPGFKLSKQNHAQAIDKQHPQASLNAALAFLGQAPVEPTTAPQMLAQAVAQFQPSAIPKQREILIAP is encoded by the coding sequence ATGATGGCAACTCACACCTTTGACACTTCAGCTTTGCGTCCCTATGTAGGTCGTTTTGCCCCTTCGCCTTCTGGCGCGCTGCACTTTGGATCGCTTATCGCTGCCCTTGGTAGTTATCTGCGGGCGCGCTCCTTAGGCGGGAAGTGGTTAATTCGTGTAGAAGATATTGATCCTCCAAGGGAAGTTGCTGGCGCTGCCGATGATATTTTACGTACCTTAGAGGCCTTCGGCTTCGAGTGGGACGATGAAGTGTTGTATCAGAGTGACCGCACCGAGGCCTATCAAGCCAAGCTCGATGAGTTACTCGCCGAGGATAACGCCTACTTTTGCCAGTGCAGCCGCAAACAGATCCAAGCCATGGGCGGAATTTACGATGGCCGCTGCCATCGGTTAGCCACACCGCATCAATCGGGCGCGATCCGCATCGTGAATCGTGCGCAAGTGGCCGAATTTAGCGATAATCTGATGGGAAAGGTCGTAGTGGACCAAGCCTTTGCCGCCGAAGATTTTATTATCAAACGCAGCGATGGACTTTATGCCTATCAACTCGCCGTGGTGCTCGATGACGCCTATCAAGGCATTACCGAAGTGGTGCGAGGTTACGATTTAATCGAAGCCAGTTGCCGCCAATTAAGCCTATATCAAACCTTTGGCCTAAGCGCGCCGCAGTGGCTGCATTTACCCTTAGCCTGTTTGACGCCGGGATTTAAGCTATCGAAACAAAACCATGCGCAGGCTATCGATAAACAGCATCCGCAGGCGAGTCTCAATGCTGCCCTCGCCTTTTTAGGCCAAGCGCCGGTGGAGCCGACGACGGCGCCGCAAATGCTGGCCCAGGCAGTGGCCCAGTTTCAGCCATCGGCTATCCCTAAACAGCGGGAAATCTTGATAGCCCCTTAG
- the dksA gene encoding RNA polymerase-binding protein DksA, whose amino-acid sequence MPEGTKKLGVLAIAGVSPYQEKPGEEYMNAKQLGHFKTILEAWRNQLREEVDRTLSHMQDEAANFPDPVDRAAQEEEFSLELRARDRERKLIKKIEKTLQKIEEDDFGFCDSCGIEIGIRRLEARPTADQCIDCKTLAEIKEKQMAG is encoded by the coding sequence ATGCCTGAAGGCACCAAAAAACTTGGCGTACTCGCTATCGCAGGTGTAAGTCCCTACCAGGAAAAGCCGGGTGAGGAGTATATGAACGCTAAGCAACTGGGTCACTTCAAGACAATTCTTGAAGCTTGGCGCAATCAGTTGCGTGAAGAGGTCGACCGTACTCTGAGTCACATGCAGGACGAAGCAGCAAACTTTCCCGATCCTGTAGACCGTGCAGCACAGGAAGAAGAGTTCAGTCTCGAACTGCGTGCGCGCGACAGAGAACGTAAACTGATCAAGAAGATCGAAAAAACCCTTCAAAAAATCGAAGAAGACGATTTTGGCTTCTGCGATTCTTGCGGTATCGAAATCGGCATTCGCCGTCTCGAAGCGCGTCCAACGGCCGATCAATGTATCGACTGTAAAACGCTTGCAGAGATCAAAGAGAAGCAAATGGCGGGTTAA
- the sfsA gene encoding DNA/RNA nuclease SfsA: MHFSPALKPGKLLKRYKRFLADVQLEDGTEITLHCPNTGSMRNCLFPGETVWFSTSNNPKRKYAHTWELMATPTGGLIGIHSGNANALVEEALNKGIITELTGYDSLSREVKYGDENSRIDILLESAQKPACYIEVKSCTLLEDGQGYFPDAVSLRGQKHLRELMHMASLGHRAVLLFVVQHTDIHSVAPAAHIDPEYANLLKKAILSGVEVLAYRCEISPDEIHLAQSCPVRV, encoded by the coding sequence ATGCACTTTAGTCCAGCACTGAAACCGGGAAAGTTACTCAAACGCTACAAACGTTTTCTCGCCGATGTTCAACTCGAAGACGGCACTGAAATCACCCTGCATTGTCCCAATACCGGCTCAATGCGTAACTGTCTGTTCCCCGGCGAAACGGTGTGGTTTTCGACCTCAAATAATCCTAAGCGCAAGTACGCCCACACATGGGAGTTAATGGCCACGCCAACGGGTGGCCTTATCGGCATTCATTCGGGCAATGCCAACGCCCTGGTCGAGGAAGCCCTTAATAAAGGTATCATCACTGAACTGACAGGTTACGACAGCTTAAGTCGCGAGGTGAAGTATGGGGATGAGAATAGTCGCATCGATATTCTACTGGAATCCGCTCAAAAACCCGCCTGTTATATAGAAGTCAAAAGTTGTACTTTGCTTGAAGATGGTCAAGGCTATTTCCCCGATGCGGTGAGCCTTCGCGGCCAAAAACATCTACGGGAATTAATGCATATGGCGAGCCTTGGGCACAGAGCCGTATTGCTATTTGTGGTGCAACACACAGACATCCACAGCGTGGCCCCCGCGGCACATATCGACCCGGAATATGCTAACTTATTGAAAAAAGCAATCTTATCTGGCGTAGAAGTGTTAGCCTATCGCTGCGAAATCTCCCCCGATGAGATACATCTAGCCCAATCGTGTCCAGTCCGAGTATGA
- the pepB gene encoding aminopeptidase PepB has translation MSELKVTEVMRVELTKDTPAAHWGKADVTFNAEGALVHLGGGDELRQIQMAARKLRNQGINTVALAGSLWDLNSQWVFAQGFATAKPGYKIQWCGDDAVQAELQRRLEVATFARQLINDTPENLSPVKLAQQAAKWLADIGGAKVSYRIIEGEALLEEQWIGIHAVGRGSERPPAMLELDFNPLSADAPVSVALVGKGITFDSGGYSIKASEGMLGMKCDMGGAATVTAALGLAIKSGLNKRVKLFLCCAENLISGRAYKLGDILTYKNGVTVEVVNTDAEGRLVLADGLQAASATGAPFIIDAATLTGAAVMAVGSNYNAIFSPQTEVLQLAQQKASTVAERVWPLPLDPWHKDMCPSAYADTANSRPVKGGGAGGASNAAGFLWRFVSPEAKWLHVDLAAAFEDSASALWGAGATTNGVLTISELIKG, from the coding sequence ATGAGTGAACTTAAAGTGACTGAAGTGATGAGAGTTGAGTTAACCAAAGATACCCCCGCAGCCCATTGGGGCAAAGCTGATGTGACCTTCAATGCCGAAGGCGCATTAGTCCACTTAGGTGGCGGCGATGAGCTGCGCCAAATTCAAATGGCGGCGCGTAAATTACGTAATCAAGGGATTAACACCGTCGCCTTGGCGGGGTCTCTTTGGGATCTCAATAGCCAATGGGTCTTCGCCCAAGGTTTTGCCACAGCTAAACCCGGTTATAAGATCCAATGGTGCGGTGATGACGCAGTGCAAGCCGAGTTACAACGTCGCTTAGAAGTGGCGACATTTGCCCGTCAACTGATCAACGACACCCCTGAAAATCTGTCTCCGGTGAAACTGGCGCAGCAAGCAGCCAAATGGTTAGCCGATATCGGTGGCGCTAAGGTGAGCTACCGTATCATTGAAGGCGAAGCATTATTAGAAGAGCAATGGATTGGTATCCATGCCGTAGGCCGTGGCAGCGAGCGTCCACCAGCGATGTTAGAGCTAGACTTTAACCCGCTGTCAGCCGATGCCCCAGTATCTGTTGCCTTAGTCGGTAAAGGGATTACCTTCGACTCAGGCGGTTATAGCATTAAAGCCTCTGAAGGCATGCTGGGTATGAAGTGCGATATGGGCGGCGCCGCAACGGTTACCGCAGCACTGGGCCTTGCGATTAAATCGGGCCTGAACAAACGCGTTAAGTTATTCCTCTGCTGCGCAGAAAACCTCATTAGCGGCCGCGCCTATAAGCTGGGTGATATCCTCACTTACAAAAATGGCGTGACAGTCGAAGTGGTTAACACGGATGCCGAAGGTCGTTTAGTGCTGGCCGATGGTCTGCAAGCGGCTTCTGCGACGGGTGCACCTTTTATTATCGATGCGGCAACCTTAACTGGCGCAGCTGTGATGGCGGTGGGCTCTAACTACAACGCGATTTTCTCGCCTCAGACTGAAGTGTTACAGCTGGCGCAGCAAAAGGCGTCGACAGTGGCCGAGCGTGTATGGCCATTGCCATTGGATCCTTGGCACAAAGACATGTGCCCATCTGCCTATGCAGATACCGCAAACAGTCGCCCTGTAAAAGGTGGTGGTGCAGGTGGTGCCTCGAATGCGGCGGGCTTCCTGTGGCGTTTCGTTTCGCCAGAAGCGAAATGGTTACACGTTGATTTAGCGGCGGCCTTCGAAGATTCGGCTTCTGCACTATGGGGCGCAGGTGCGACCACCAATGGCGTGCTGACCATCAGCGAACTGATTAAAGGTTAA
- a CDS encoding GNAT family N-acetyltransferase, translated as MLRIRKATPLDANTCWDIRNAAINKGCAGFYSQDDLRCWTQGELTESFTRMVGAHFYVAEIFDDATQEGTLVGTIMLDEPYAQVEALFVSPNAMGLGVGKSLLQFIESKAFNLGIAQLRLESTLNAVGFYRHCGFGGEGLEEDAVYCSPRGIALDCRVMYKNLVRNKSV; from the coding sequence ATGCTAAGGATACGTAAAGCGACTCCATTAGATGCCAACACCTGTTGGGATATCCGCAATGCGGCCATCAATAAAGGCTGCGCTGGATTTTATTCTCAAGATGATTTGCGGTGCTGGACGCAGGGCGAATTGACCGAGTCTTTCACTCGCATGGTAGGCGCACATTTTTATGTGGCTGAAATCTTTGATGATGCTACTCAAGAAGGCACTTTGGTTGGCACCATTATGCTGGATGAGCCTTATGCCCAAGTCGAAGCCTTATTCGTTTCCCCCAATGCTATGGGCTTGGGTGTTGGTAAGTCACTACTGCAATTTATTGAATCAAAAGCCTTTAACTTAGGCATTGCCCAATTGCGATTGGAGTCGACCTTAAATGCGGTCGGATTTTATCGCCACTGTGGCTTCGGCGGTGAAGGCTTAGAGGAAGACGCCGTCTATTGCTCGCCCCGTGGCATCGCCTTGGATTGTCGAGTGATGTATAAGAATCTCGTGCGAAATAAATCAGTTTAA
- a CDS encoding phosphoribulokinase, giving the protein MSAKHPIIAVTGSSGAGTTTTTTAFSHIFRQLGINAAFVEGDSFHHFTRAEMEVMIRKSQAENRNLSYFGPEANNFARLEQCFRDYGATGQGETRSYLHTFDEAVPFNQMPGTFTQWRPLPENTDMLYYEGLHGGVVTGDANVAQHVDLLIGMVPIVNLEWIQKIIRDTSERGHSREKVMGSIVRSMDDYIKHMTPQFSRTHINFQRVPTVDTSNPFSAKDIPSLDESFVVIRFRGINNVDFPYYLSMIQGSFMSRVNTLVVPGGKMSLAMELILTPLIKDLMEKRQQLNSPQAN; this is encoded by the coding sequence ATGTCAGCAAAACATCCGATTATTGCAGTTACAGGCTCATCCGGCGCAGGAACCACCACTACTACTACCGCCTTTAGTCATATCTTTCGCCAGCTAGGGATCAACGCTGCCTTTGTAGAAGGCGATAGTTTTCATCACTTTACCCGTGCAGAGATGGAAGTGATGATCCGTAAATCCCAGGCTGAGAATCGCAATCTGAGTTACTTTGGCCCCGAGGCCAACAACTTTGCCCGCCTAGAGCAATGCTTTCGCGATTACGGCGCCACGGGCCAAGGCGAAACCCGCAGCTATTTACACACCTTCGATGAGGCGGTGCCTTTTAACCAAATGCCGGGCACCTTCACCCAATGGCGTCCACTGCCCGAAAACACCGATATGTTGTATTACGAAGGCTTACATGGTGGCGTAGTCACGGGCGATGCCAACGTGGCCCAACATGTGGATTTGCTGATCGGCATGGTGCCTATCGTCAACTTAGAGTGGATCCAAAAGATCATTCGTGACACCTCGGAGCGGGGTCATAGCCGCGAAAAAGTCATGGGCTCAATCGTGCGCAGCATGGACGATTACATTAAACATATGACGCCGCAGTTTTCCCGTACCCATATCAACTTCCAACGGGTGCCGACGGTAGACACTTCTAACCCCTTTAGCGCCAAAGATATTCCAAGCCTAGATGAAAGCTTTGTGGTGATCCGTTTTCGCGGTATCAACAACGTCGACTTCCCCTATTATTTGAGCATGATCCAAGGCTCCTTTATGTCACGGGTCAACACCTTAGTGGTGCCGGGCGGAAAAATGTCCCTAGCAATGGAGCTGATCCTCACCCCCTTGATTAAAGATTTAATGGAAAAACGCCAACAGCTTAATAGCCCGCAGGCAAACTGA
- a CDS encoding YheU family protein, giving the protein MLIPYDALLQLPKETLANLIREYLLGQVEDGSFTSLDEQELSAAIVQCQQALKQGKLVLEYSEDDESFAIRHADQVAKRQD; this is encoded by the coding sequence ATGCTTATCCCCTACGATGCTTTACTCCAACTTCCGAAAGAGACGTTAGCCAATTTGATCCGCGAATATCTTTTAGGCCAAGTGGAGGATGGTAGTTTTACTAGCCTAGATGAGCAAGAACTATCAGCCGCAATAGTGCAATGCCAACAAGCACTTAAACAAGGAAAACTCGTCTTGGAATACAGCGAGGACGATGAATCCTTTGCTATTCGCCACGCCGACCAAGTAGCAAAACGGCAAGATTGA
- a CDS encoding hydrolase, producing the protein MPNVFNPPWWAKSPHVQTILPVFTKVAKPVLERQRLELPDGDFIDLDWQARPQVGKPIVVIIHGLEGSAQSHYARRILQACKEQELAAVVHHHRSCSGETNRLARSYHSGDTDDLQFSLSLLQQTYPQSPLLAVGYSLGGNVLTKYQGEYQEQSLLSRAVVVSAPLQLSACAKRLENGFSKVYQSHLIKQLQHKVNQKLADPDLAGAMALSPMQVANLNTFYDFDDKVTAPLHGFLGVEDYYTRASGLPFIKCITKPTLILHAKDDPFMTDAVIPHSSQLSEHVEYELHAHGGHVGFIEGGSPWKPRYYLERRILDFLLANDASSAP; encoded by the coding sequence ATGCCAAACGTTTTTAATCCGCCTTGGTGGGCCAAAAGTCCCCATGTACAAACTATTCTGCCCGTTTTCACTAAAGTGGCCAAACCTGTGCTTGAGCGACAACGACTCGAGCTTCCCGACGGCGATTTTATCGATTTAGATTGGCAAGCAAGGCCCCAAGTCGGCAAACCGATTGTGGTCATCATTCATGGGTTAGAGGGCAGTGCCCAATCCCATTATGCCAGACGTATTCTACAGGCCTGCAAAGAACAAGAGTTAGCAGCAGTGGTTCACCATCACAGAAGCTGCTCAGGGGAAACCAATCGCCTCGCCCGCAGTTATCACAGTGGCGATACCGACGACCTGCAGTTTAGTCTAAGCCTGCTGCAACAAACGTATCCGCAATCACCTTTATTAGCCGTGGGTTACAGCTTAGGCGGCAATGTGCTGACCAAATATCAAGGCGAATATCAAGAGCAGAGCCTGTTAAGCAGAGCAGTGGTCGTGTCGGCGCCGCTGCAATTATCGGCCTGCGCTAAACGCTTAGAAAATGGTTTTTCAAAGGTGTATCAAAGCCATTTAATCAAACAGTTACAGCATAAGGTCAATCAAAAGCTCGCTGACCCCGATCTGGCGGGTGCGATGGCATTGAGTCCAATGCAAGTAGCTAATCTTAATACTTTTTATGACTTTGACGATAAAGTCACCGCACCGCTCCATGGATTTTTGGGCGTTGAAGATTACTACACTCGCGCCAGCGGCCTCCCCTTTATCAAGTGCATCACTAAGCCAACGCTGATCTTGCACGCCAAGGACGATCCCTTTATGACGGATGCCGTTATCCCACATTCCAGCCAGCTTTCGGAGCATGTGGAATATGAATTACATGCTCATGGTGGCCATGTCGGTTTTATTGAGGGTGGTTCACCTTGGAAGCCGCGCTATTATCTAGAGCGGCGCATTTTAGACTTTTTACTCGCCAATGATGCTTCATCGGCACCTTAA